From Quercus lobata isolate SW786 chromosome 1, ValleyOak3.0 Primary Assembly, whole genome shotgun sequence, one genomic window encodes:
- the LOC115975531 gene encoding protein DETOXIFICATION 42, with product MSEYDYQYPSKDERRIPICIFFKHARQIFKLDELGSEIAQIALPAAMALAADPIASLIDTAFIGQIGPVELAAVGVSIALFNQVSRIAIFPLVSVTTSFVAEEDAIGSVSHEAQDCEHLETGSTTNGEDKELIPKNGTCENAYKSQPNGGSFEIVKIDNERRHIPSASSALVIGSILGLIQAIFLILGAKPLLGFMGVSSDSPMLTPAQQYLTLRSLGAPAVLLSLAMQGVFRGFKDTKTPLYATVAGDVTNIILDPLFMFVFHMGIRGAAIAHVISQYLISVILLWKLMEKVDLLPPSIKQLQFGRFLKNGFLLLMRVIAATFCVTLAASMAARLGPTPMAAFQVCLQVWLTTSLLADGLAVAGQAILASAFAKKDYKKAEAAASRVFQLGLVLGLILATIVGVGLHFGARLFTKDVHVLHLISRGIPFVAATQPMNALAFVFDGINFGASDFAYSAYSMIMVAIISILYLFLVSSGHGFIGIWVALTIFMSLRAFAGFWRIGTGTGPWNFLRS from the exons ATGTCTGAATATGATTATCAATATCCATCCAAGGATGAGAGGAGAATTCCaatatgcattttctttaaacaCGCAAg ACAAATTTTTAAACTGGACGAACTTGGTTCAGAAATAGCACAGATTGCTTTGCCAGCTGCAATGGCTTTGGCAGCTGACCCTATTGCTTCTCTTATTGACACAGCATTCATTGGCCAAATAG GTCCAGTGGAACTTGCAGCTGTAGGAGTTTCGATTGCACTATTCAATCAAGTATCAAGGATTGCAATATTCCCACTTGTCAGTGTCACTACATCTTTTGTTGCAGAGGAAGATGCTATTGGAAGTGTGAGCCATGAAGCACAGGATTGTGAACACTTGGAAACAGGTTCAACTACGAATGGGGAAGACAAAGAGTTGATTCCAAAAAATG GTACATGCGAGAATGCATACAAGTCACAACCAAATGGTGGGAGCTTTGAAATAGTTAAGATTGACAATGAAAGAAGGCATATTCCATCTGCCTCATCAGCATTAGTTATTGGCAGCATACTTGGCCTCATACAAGCCATATTCCTCATATTGGGAGCAAAACCTCTATTAGGCTTCATGGGAGTTAGTTCT GATTCTCCAATGCTAACTCCTGCACAACAGTACTTGACATTGAGGTCACTTGGTGCTCCTGCAGTTCTTCTTTCATTGGCCATGCAAGGGGTGTTTCGTGGATTTAAGGACACAAAAACACCTTTATACGCCACTG TGGCAGGAGATGTAACAAACATTATACTTGATCCactatttatgtttgttttccaTATGGGTATCCGTGGGGCAGCCATTGCTCATGTTATATCTCA GTACCTAATTTCAGTTATACTCTTGTGGAAATTAATGGAAAAAGTTGATCTCTTACCTCCAAGTATCAAGCAACTGCAATTTGGTCGATTTCTAAAAAATG GTTTTCTACTATTAATGAGGGTCATTGCTGCGACATTCTGTGTGACTTTGGCTGCATCAATGGCTGCACGCTTGGGGCCAACACCCATGGCTGCATTTCAAGTTTGCTTGCAGGTTTGGTTGACAACATCACTTCTTGCTGATGGGTTGGCTGTTGCTGGGCAG GCAATACTTGCAAGTGCATTTGCAAAGAAGGATTACAAGAAGGCTGAAGCAGCAGCATCCCGAGTATTTCAG TTGGGATTGGTTCTTGGTTTGATACTTGCAACCATTGTTGGAGTGGGGCTACATTTTGGAGCACGATTATTTACAAAGGATGTTCATGTCCTCCACCTTATTAGTAGAGGCATTCCG TTTGTTGCAGCTACTCAACCTATGAATGCTTTGGCCTTTGTTTTCGATGGCATCAACTTTGGAGCATCTGATTTTGCATATTCAGCTTATTCCATG ATTATGGTGGCTATTATCAGCATTCTATATCTATTTCTTGTCTCCTCTGGTCATGGGTTCATTGGAATCTGGGTTGCCCTGACCATCTTCATGAGTCTTCGTGCATTTGCTGGTTTTTGGAG